Part of the Ignavibacterium album JCM 16511 genome, GCGCTCGGTGGGAAAAATTATGGTGAATATGATTTTATTCATCCAATCGATGATGTAAATCTTTCTCAGTCGACAAATGATACATATCCGACTGCATTAAAAATTGCTTCGATTGTTTTGCTTCGTGAACTAACTGAAGCATTTGCGAATCTTCAAACTGAATTACAAAAAAAAGAAAACGAATTCAGTAGTATAATCAAACTTGCCAGAACTCAGCTTCAGGATGCTGTTCCAATTACACTCGGCCAGGAATTCGGTGCTTTTGCTCAGGCAATCGCAAGAGACAGATGGAGATTGTATAATGGCGAAGAAAGACTTCGTTCTGTTAATCTTGGCGGAACTGCTGTTGGTAATTCTATAAATGCTAACAGAGATTATGTTCTTCATGTTAATTCAGAGCTTAATAAAATCACCGGCTTACCAATTGCAAAAGCTGAGGATTTAATTGATGCTACACAAAACCTCGATGTATTTGTTGAAGTTCACGGACTCGTAAAAGCAGGTGCAACTTCAGTAATAAAAATTTGTAATGATATTCGTTTTCTTTCAAGCGGTCCTTTCGGTGGTATCGGTGAAATTGTTTTACCTGAGATGCAAGCGGGTTCTTCTATAATGCCGGGAAAAGTAAACCCTGTTATTCCCGAACATACAATTCAGATTGCAGAACTTGTTAAAGGACACGATGTGGTAATAACAAATCTTGTCGGAAGTGGTAATCTGGAACTGAATGCATTTCTTCCGGCAATTTCTCATCTGTTCCTTAAATCCTTATCATTGCTGAGAG contains:
- a CDS encoding aspartate ammonia-lyase, producing MRTEKDIFGSVQLPDETLYGIHTYRAIKNFPSSGEKINPYLIKAYLQVKLAATETNYKVGILEQHKYKLIVEAIERLIDETSDAIEGKSLLIYDKIIVDPLQGGAGTSLNMNINEVIANTAIALGGKNYGEYDFIHPIDDVNLSQSTNDTYPTALKIASIVLLRELTEAFANLQTELQKKENEFSSIIKLARTQLQDAVPITLGQEFGAFAQAIARDRWRLYNGEERLRSVNLGGTAVGNSINANRDYVLHVNSELNKITGLPIAKAEDLIDATQNLDVFVEVHGLVKAGATSVIKICNDIRFLSSGPFGGIGEIVLPEMQAGSSIMPGKVNPVIPEHTIQIAELVKGHDVVITNLVGSGNLELNAFLPAISHLFLKSLSLLRDAIYNLSEKCIKGIKANRDRCRENLLNSSAVAAILINEFGYDKNSELVKEAYHKKISFISLLKEKNLINEQKLNEIISREIGVKIE